The DNA region tttaatttttgccatttgcgttgcaaccctgagcgttTATGcaaaaatcatgaggttctgggttcgaacccccgctcaagcataaattaaaaaaaaaattgcaagccaagatttgggtcgcgtgtatgccggacccggcatacatttgttaaggaattaccaaagttatgccggacccgatatactttgccttatgggcagacttggcataagtatgccgggtccggcataactttggtaattccttaacaagtttatgccgggtccggcataactttggcaaTGTTTTCAAACAGCACAATAAGCATTGAAAACTCCAGCACCGAGCTAACACAGTATACTTGAAGTTCAATGTGTATTTAAAGTAACTTTTGAAAAAGAAATATTTCGCATGGATCATTATGTTATATTGTCTTCTTATTTGACGAAAATATATTCGCAATAGGTTTATCTCTGTACTTACTTCTCGTTCAAGAATTATGGTTGGTAAGATATTTTAAGGGAGGGAGATTTACACACACAAAAGATTTTGTAACAAAGCAAAGTGCCAAATTCTTTGCCAAGGCACCATATAAGTGAAAGAAATCTGAATAATTGAACAaatctatgtcttaaggaaacgTTATgctttatggggcatacttttagttatgccttaactaaaagtctgccccataaggcacaactaggaaaaaacttttagttaaggcttaactaaaagtttgcccataagtatgtcggatccggcataaacttgtgaaggaattaccaaagttatgccggatccggcatacttatgccaagtcttcccataaggcataagtatgccgggtccgacataactttggtaattccttaacaagtataTACCGGTGGGGGCAtaacgaaatttaaactctgccttgcgaatttttttaaaatttttgattgagtgggggttcgaacttggaacccatgggttttagccgaagggcaaattttaaagatttcaaatatgaggggcaaaacttaaagaccaccccaaaagaagggcaattttgCGAATTGCCCAAATGAATGAGCGAGgaagcaagaaagaaagaagaagagaaaagaaaaaaaaaaggaaaagaaaggtaAAACGAATGAAAAAGCTAAAGTAAAAATTAATCAAAGAGATTTCGTTTGTGTTTCTTCCCTTTTATTATTTCTGTAGTAGACGTTGTTGTTGATGCATTTTCCTTTTCAAAGAATTTTAAAAAGGACAAAGAATGGACTGGGCAGCGGGCTGTTGGGTCACGGTGGGAGGGTACTGGGCAGCGGGCTGGGTCACGGTGAGAGGGGACTGGACAGCGGGCTGGGTAACGGggcggggcgggggggggggggggggggggttgtagtAGAAGCCAAGTGATGCAACCACAATGGGGAAATGCCATCGTCCAAAAACTCATAAGTAATAGAAGTGGGAGAATGTAAATTGGAAAAGGGGAAGACATTCTCATCAAAAATCACGTGACgagaaataattattttatgGGACGATAAATCATAACACTTATACCCTCTATGATTCACAAGATACCCCAAAAAGACACACGGTATAGACCGGGCTTGCAATTTATGGATAGTCGGAGAAGGAAAGAGAGGATAGCATAAACACCCAAAAACCATGGCTTTCTTTGGTATAGCACTTGAAGAGGAGAAATGTGACCTAATAATTTACTTAgtaaaatattaagaagatatgTTGTCATTTGTAAGGCGTGATGCCAGAACGAAGGAGGGAGAGAAGCATGAGAAAGAAGAGCCCGAGTGATATTATTGATAGAACGGATTTTTCTTTCAGCTTTCCCATTTTGCGAAGACGTAGGTGGACAAGAAAGACGAAATGACATCCCATTAGactcacaaaatttcccgaattgaccattatcatattccctcccattatcacattggacatttttaatatgacgttcaaattgagtatgAATATGGGTTTTTAAAGCTAAGAATTTCGGATAAACATCGGATTTCTTAGCCAAAGGAAAAGTCCATAAAAACTtcgaaaaatcatccataaaaaaaacataatatcgatgacccaatgaacttaacacgggagaggtccacaaatcactatgaataatatcaaatggcatcaaagtttcggaaatagaaaaatcaaacggcaacttaatgtgtttaccaagaacgcaagaacgacaaatactagaaAGACTAGATTtgttacattcaatgcttttattaaccCTAAGACAATCTAAGATAGAATTTCCCGGATGACCCAAGCGAGCATGCCAAAAAGGAGAAGACAACGCTGTAAAGGTTGATGGAGTGGTGGTTGGATATTTGATGGTGGTGACCGGATAAAGATCTCCCCGACTATCACACAACATTAGTGGCATCCccgtctgaaaatccttcacagaaaacccatatggatcaaaatCAACAGACACAGAATTATCAGTAGTAAACTTCCGTACTGAGATTAAATTTTTAATGAGTTtaggagcatgtaagacattgcgtaaggataaaggggggtttgggggaggcaaactagtatgaccacaaccacgaattggaatcgaatgaccatttcccacaatAATACCATTATTTTGATTGCCCAAATTAAAATAAAACGAGAGATTACCATCcgaggatgtcatatgagaagtggccctggtgtccatgtaccaattttgaTCGTGCGGGTTCAAGGTCAAAGTGTGCATTGCGGACTCAATGTCGgttggaacgtacgacccgagaGGGGCCACTGCCGCCGTGTAGAGCTGCTGAGCTGGAGGAGGGCCCAAAATACCCTACTGCCGTGGCGGGACTGGCGGCGGACGAGCCCAAGAAGATGTCGGGTACGGGCAGGGGGGAGGAGCAGCCCAGCGGGGCTGAGGGACCCACTGCTTCGGGCAGAATTACCGCGGCCACCGGTGATTTTGCCGCAGCCTGAGCCGCGGCCCAAGCCCCCCTTACGGCCAGTTCTAGAATTTTGGCCGCGGGAATTTTTTGATTTCCCTTGGCGTGAGCTTGTGTTATCCGAGGGGAGTGGCGCGTCATCGATCGAGGCCACCATAGCCGAACCAAACCCGTGAGACACCATAGCCGCAAGTTTACGTTCTTCCAAAACAAGGGAAGACCGAGCCTCAGCGAATAGGGGGAGCGGATTTGCATGGCGAATTTGTGTCCCAACCCCTTTGTACGCTTCAGTGAGACCCGTGACCAGTTGATCGACAAGGCTCTTGAGACGTTGACAATAAGCAGAGGCATTGGGAAAATCCTCCATACGAGTCGTCGTGAATTCTTGTTCGAGAGTCACCACACGAAAAGTTTGATGATCTTGGAAGATATCACGCAAGCGATTCCAAGCGTCCATGGCAGTAGCGTCTGGTTCGATGATAGTGTTTAACAGATCATTTGAAATTGTCGAATAAATTCATTGAATCACGGTGGCGTCAATGGTGGTCCATAATTCATCAGTTTTGGGAGCCAAGCTTCTCCTTACCTTTAGGTGGAGGAATGATGTGACGAAGGACCTTGTGAGAATGAGCATGAATTTTGAAAAGCTCGGCCCATGTACCGTATTGTGAGTTTTCCATCTCAAGAGTAAAagagatgtgattcttgatattaGAGACCGCGAGGGCCAGGTGGAACGTGGGCATAGCTGGGGTGGTAGGTACGACGgccatggaaaaaaaaaaaagaagggggcGACGGCTTAGGGAGGAAAAAAATAGGGATTTAGGGCGTAgcggaaggaggaagaagaaagaaaccctaatctgataccatgtaagaaatattttccttgaatcctttcattacttgaattggtttatatacaaaataggagaataatattctaacctaaaataggagattacacaatatacaaaatatgctaacctaaaatagtagactacaaaatgttctaattaatatttacataatctatcagaATTAAAATGTAACTGTTGAAAGGTAGTGAAGAGAAGTTAGGAAGTTGAATACTAATATATTAGATATGAACAAAGAAAATATTAGATATGAACAAAGAAAATCTATGTTTAAAATTTATACATATATCAACATTAAGAGATTAAGAGATTAAGAGATTAAAATCCGTAaaataaaatgaatgaaaactATGTTTAAACGATGTCCACCTGTATAGTTTATATTATTTTATAGAACTTGAGtatttctagaaaattaaaaccttGTATTGTTAATATATTAGAGAGAAAAATAAAACTAAGTGACAATAATAAAATGCTTTAGAACATAAACTCTAATCCATTTGAATTTGAGACTAAGAAAgattttaaaagttaaattattcaatgttaaaaaaatatttcataaattcaataaaTCGCGCGGAGCGCGAACAAATTCACCAGCGTTGTAGTAACTGAGAAATGCGCTCGTCCAAGGATTGATTTGTTTATCTTATTTCATTTTAATGGAACATTATTAGTAATTGAAAGGTAAAGTTACTTTATAGTATCAAAAAAGAAGTGTTTAATCGAATGGCAAAATGGTAACTTAACTTTTAAGTGGTAATTTTGTAAACTAATTTTTATtacaacaaaccaaacaatcaataagaaataatatcAGGATAACTAATCTCAACCTAAATAATTCATATAAAATTAATCCCAACATAACTAATCCCatcataacttgtcttcaaaccaaacgacccctaaagtaTTTATTACATATTAATTACTTGTCAtaaatattatgatatatgtagaTTGCATTCCTTTTTACTTAACTAATGTTGGAAGAACCATTACTAAAATTTACAACTAAAGAAGGAAACAACTTAACACTATTTCTACACATGCTACAGATACTTGGGTATATAATAAGGTATAACAAAATTGTGTTTATTCCCATTTTGCTTGAATATCGTTCCTATATATGTCCACTTGCATTCACTTCAAAAATCAGAACAATAATTATTGGAGAAATTAAAATGActtctttttttccttcataCGTCCTTCTTTTAGTACTTGTTGCAAACATTTACAATTTCCAAACCTCTTTGTGTACCGTCGCTGAGGACGAGACATTAATAAAAGGTATATGTAGACAAGTACAAGATCCCACATTTTGCTTAATCATTTTCAGACAAAatttacataatcatccataTATCCCTACTGATGTAACGCAAGTTGCTATCAGCCAAGCATTACACTTTGCTAACAACAATCGTGTCTTCATAGAGGATTCTAAAGCAAAAGCAAAAGACAAAGAAACCCAAGACTTGTACGCTATTTGTGATATCGGCTATGGATTCTTGGTAACCGAGCTCCAAGATTCTATACAATCATTAGCTAAGAAAGATTATGTTTCTTTGGAAAATGCACTTTCCAAGTGTCCCAGATTTGTGAGCGATTGTCAGAATGCACTTGGTAGCAAGACAACGCCTGATATGTTAGGAAGGAGTAGGAGACAGTTTGATCTTGTATTAATGGCAAAAATTGCTGAAGGCCTTATTAAGCAATAGATAGTTTAAATGATTGTTATAAATTTACTTGTCTTT from Lycium barbarum isolate Lr01 chromosome 10, ASM1917538v2, whole genome shotgun sequence includes:
- the LOC132613434 gene encoding uncharacterized protein LOC132613434, which gives rise to MENSQYGTWAELFKIHAHSHKVLRHIIPPPKDATAMDAWNRLRDIFQDHQTFRVVTLEQEFTTTRMEDFPNASAYCQRLKSLVDQLVTGLTEAYKGVGTQIRHANPLPLFAEARSSLVLEERKLAAMVSHGFGSAMVASIDDAPLPSDNTSSRQGKSKNSRGQNSRTGRKGGLGRGSGCGKITGGRGFSDGDATNVV